A region from the Brassica napus cultivar Da-Ae chromosome C8, Da-Ae, whole genome shotgun sequence genome encodes:
- the LOC106411901 gene encoding GPI ethanolamine phosphate transferase 2-like isoform X2, with product MPYTQSLLANGDAIGYHAKAAPPTVTMPRLKAMVSGAIGGFLDVAFNFNTQALLDDNLLGQFLRIGWKMVMLGDETWIKLFPGLFMRHDGVSSFFVKDTVQVDKNVSRHLPNELNNDDWNLLILHYLGLDHVGHTGGRNSPLMASKLKEMDDIVRTMHLKAMVDRSHDQGRTLLIVVSDHGMTENGNHGGSSYEETDSLMLFIGLSSNISDYAGATNNLAFQVDLTPTLALLFGVPIPKNNVGVLVPGTLDSLRDFEQLRALELNSWQLLRLMQAQLPNSLFEGFSCKCFVDGVCEGFDTDISECSGDKEKQLICLFRNAAVLHGIWMSKKLTESSAAEDFNRALDAFNAFLKTASEWLASKTTEKPVFLLGLGVSAMILSCVVCATLFLSLFKEVYNEPKDQVCSLNYLLNLEEVFILAVLLILVISMGSSSMVEEEHYIWHFMVSTFYLLLLFKTVKSFSFSKGLNSLGEYRIGSIFLLLISGRLLRGWHQGGVNWTYFPDISKWLEQAGGSYVKWIQLISSFLVIGLGLFTLFRTGSNRKSVRIQAFVFSICGFLILLHAWRYKGDMFGTDNGATVTAKVIYLLLSISAGGGALVLPWSMLNKDKSFLAVAGDCLYLIGSAYVLCWCLLQLLLQQPINSGPILLLLIQILVVSCLSSKDVQVNEWVEIAALYYMGMAGHFALGNSNTLATIDVAGAFIGISSHSTILSGILMFMITYASPLLFLLSLVMYIGGKLRNHSHLAHSDTDLGQLLKLKLGFPCLVPLCINSILLTAYTVVLLLMRNHLFVWSVFSPKYLYVCATTVCTYVGVCIVAVTVAYALSVTTFLRSKTQQLVDS from the exons ATGCCTTATACACAGTCACTGCTGGCTAATGGAGATGCAATTGGTTACCATGCTAAAGCTGCTCCTCCAACTGTTACAATGCCGAGGCTGAAG GCAATGGTTTCTGGAGCAATTGGTGGTTTCTTGGATGTGGCTTTCAATTTTAACACACAAGCCCTCTTAGATGACAACCTTCTTG GCCAGTTTCTTAGGATTGGTTGGAAAATGGTGATGCTTGGAGATGAGACATGGATCAAGTTATTCCCGGGGCTATTCATGAGACATGATGGTGTTAGCAGTTTCTTT GTCAAAGATACAGTACAGGTAGACAAAAATGTGTCCCGCCACTTGCCAAATGAGCTTAACAATGATGACTGGAATCTCTTG ATCCTTCATTACCTTGGCTTGGATCATGTTGGACATACTGGCGGCCGTAACAG CCCCTTGATGGCTTCAAAACTCAAAGAAATGGATGATATAGTTAGAACAATGCATTTAAAAGCCATGGTGGATCGTAGCCATGATCAAGGACGGACCCTTTTG ATAGTAGTCAGTGATCATGGCATGACTGAGAACGGAAATCATGGAGGATCTTCATATGAAGAAACTGACTCCCTAATGCTCTTTATTGGCTTGAGTAGCAATATTTCTGATTATGCTGGCGCTACCAATAATTTAGCTTTCCAG GTAGATTTGACGCCAACATTAGCTCTTCTATTTGGTGTGCCGATCCCAAAGAACAATGTTGGAGTCCTTGTCCCAGGAACACTTGATTCTTTAAGAG ATTTTGAGCAACTACGGGCACTAGAACTGAATTCATGGCAGTTACTCAGGCTAATGCAAGCACAGTTACCAAATTCCTTGTTTGAAGGCTTCTCCTGCAAGTGCTTCGTTGACGGAGTTTGTGAGGGTTTTGATACGGATATTAGTGAGTGCTCTGGGGATAAAGAGAAACAACTTATTTGCTTATTTAGGAACGCTGCTGTCCTCCATGGCATTTGGATGTCCAAGAAGCTAACAGA GTCTAGTGCCGCTGAAGACTTCAACAGAGCTTTAGATGCATTTAACGCCTTTCTGAAAACTGCAAGTGAGTGGTTAGCAAGCAAAACCACTGAA AAACCAGTTTTCTTACTGGGTCTTGGAGTGAGTGCCATGATTCTTTCGTGCGTCGTCTGTGCCACTCTCTTTCTGTCCTTATTCAAAGAGGTTTACAATGAGCCGAAGGATCAAGTCTGTAGTTTGAATTATCTGTTGAATTTGGAAGAGGTGTTCATTTTGGCAGTTCTTTTGATCCTCGTTATAAGTATGGGATCTAGTTCAATGGTGGAAGAAGAGCACTATATATGGCATTTCATGGTATCCACATTCTATCTTCTGTTACTTTTCAAGACAGTAAAGTCATTCAGTTTCTCCAAAGGGCTGAACTCACTTGGAGAATATAGAATCGGTTCAATCTTCCTGCTTCTTATATCTGGTAGACTACTGAGAGGTTGGCATCAAGGAGGCGTGAACTGGACTTACTTTCCTGATATTTCTAAGTGGCTAGAGCAAGCTGGCGGTAGTTATGTCAAATGGATCCAGCTAATCTCGAGCTTTCTTGTTATTGGTCTAGGATTATTCACTCTCTTTCGAACAGGGTCGAATAGAAAAAGTGTCCGCATCCAAGCTTTTGTTTTCTCAATTTGTGGGTTCCTAATTCTGCTGCATGCCTGGAGATACAAGGGTGATATGTTTGGAACCGATAATGGAGCCACCGTAACAGCAAAAGTTatctatcttcttctttctataTCTGCGGGTGGAGGAGCTTTAGTTTTACCATGGTCTATGCTAAACAAAGACAAGTCATTTCTAGCTGTAGCAGGTGATTGCTTGTATTTGATTGGCTCTGCATACGTACTATGCTGGTGCCTTCTACAGCTGCTTCTACAACAGCCGATCAACTCAGGACCCATACTTTTGCTGCTCATCCAAATTTTAGTAGTGTCATGTCTTTCGTCTAAAGATGTGCAGGTCAACGAATGGGTCGAG ATTGCTGCACTTTATTACATGGGAATGGCAGGTCACTTTGCTCTTGGAAACAGCAATACTTTAGCAACCATCGATGTTGCTGGTGCTTTTATT GGAATCTCTAGTCATTCTACAATACTTTCTGGAATCTTGATGTTCATGATCACCTATGCATCTCCCCTGTTGTTCCTTTTATCCTTGGTGATGTACATTGGTGGAAAGCTAAGAAACCATTCACACTTGGCTCACTCCGACACGGATCTAGGACAACTCTTGAAGCTAAAGCTTGGGTTCCCTTGTCTCGTACCACTCTGCATAAATTCAATACTCTTGACGGCATATACTGTGGTCCTGCTACTCATGAGGAATCACCTTTTTGTGTGGAGCGTCTTCTCTCCCAA GTATCTGTACGTATGTGCAACCACTGTTTGCACATATGTTGGAGTTTGTATCGTAGCTGTTACAGTCGCCTACGCTCTCTCCGTCACTACCTTCCTTAGAAGCAAAACACAACAACTGGTAGACTCGTAG
- the LOC106411902 gene encoding putative F-box protein At4g38870 isoform X3 has translation MEILKRFPVKTLARLTCVSTIRRQEFNKLWSSSNQQRRSSSSNTLIFAFKRDKGYGQDCFFFSSLQTKNPLEASVTATYLTAHPGDFSAPPSVHGLICYGPPSEIQPYHETVHYSPQVRFSEEVLVPLLGVRSHPHYSPESLHICIDGVLYYGACFGTGTTTSGVMSFDVRSEMFDVIRVPQGRARKFTCMTRYNGEFVLAPKELQESTFYVLYYDPKKKRVRKVDVEGITEHEELPLWDKDWKLRTMSIFPGQVL, from the exons ATGGAGATACTCAAACGGTtcccggtcaaaaccctagcgaggcTAACGTGCGTATCAACCATCCGCCGCCAAGAATTCAACAAGCTTTGGTCTTCTTCAAACCAACAACGtcgtagtagtagtagtaatacTCTCATCTTCGCCTTCAAACGTGACAAAGGCTATGGCCAAGactgcttcttcttctcttcacttcAAACCAAGAATCCACTCGAAGCCTCTGTAACAGCTACTTACCTCACAGCACACCCGGGAGACTTTTCCGCTCCTCCATCTGTCCACGGTTTGATCTGCTACGGACCTCCTTCTGAAATACAACCCTACCACGAGACGGTCCACTACTCTCCCCAAGTTCGCTTCTCAGAGGAAGTCCTTGTGCCACTACTTGGTGTACGATCCCATCCACACTACTCTCCAGAGTCTCTTCATATATGTATAGACGGGGTTCTATACTACGGAGCTTGTTTTGGGACGGGTACTACTACTAGTGGCGTTATGAGCTTTGATGTTCGGTCTGAGATGTTTGATGTTATCAGAGTACCGCAAGGGAGAGCGAGAAAGTTTACGTGTATGACTAGATACAATG GGGAGTTTGTTTTGGCACCAAAGGAATTGCAGGAATCGACTTTCTATGTTTTGTATTATGATCCCAAGAAAAAGAGGGTGAGAAAGGTGGACGTGGAAGGAATTACAGAACATGAGGAGCTTCCACTTTGGGATAAAGACTGGAAGCTTAGGACAATGTCTATCTTCCCTGGTCAG GTCTTATAA
- the LOC125592025 gene encoding uncharacterized protein LOC125592025, with product MGMGNEASYAEDGPYEENILGGDFGSTEIPEDLMEEPNEEQYEERVFEDFEAANQPLYDGCVEGISQLYLASRLMKVKTDHNLAESCMDEISQTFRDVLPQPNIAPESYYEMKKLTKSLGLPVVKIDICEDNCMLFWKEDSGLLACRFCGKDRFHKNHGKGKRRPKQRMFYLPITERLKRLYQQESTASQMRWHAEHESPEGEMHHPSDAAAWKHFNKVYPDFAEESRNVYLGLATNGFNPVGMSGEAHSVWPVIVTPYNLLPAYDVSKKQKFSMRAALMWTINDFPAYGMMSGWMTHGRLACPYCLDDTKSFWLQHGRKYSWFDCHRMFLPKEHPYRRNVQAFRKGQTVTDDPPRWLTGEEILRERINNIEGLKKTIDCGGNGHEKPASIINGYGKDHNWVKKSIFWELPYWENLLLRHNVDFMHVEKNFFDNLINTVLNVPGKTKDNAKSRMDLPDLCRRWRLLPFAFKELLPKSVHIAISEIALFFRDISAKILKHEDVAILKENIAVKLCNLEKIFPPSFFDVMEHLAVHLADEAALGGPVQYRWMYPFERYMMFEEFMTERNPYMSTNDLQILKDQHFAEWVKNYVVQASNTYEFPMWMLDFVQGPQRKYKSWPIYHSRGYCFHTQCHGQDKKTQHYGVQVRGTIDTDYYGLIEEIIMVEYFGSVGLKAMVFKCKWFDTTEGRGIRKHKSGIIDVSPRWQYEKYDPFILSGNCDQVCFIPYPRVRHTSANDWWACTKVMPRGVRETSEDALVALQDETHNQVVAQSVMLRIETYVVEDDSDYESTPVVPPNDEYVSEDELDEACTDSDSESDSSS from the exons ATGGGTATGGGAAATGAAGCAAGTTATGCAGAAGACGGCCCATATGAAGAGAACATTCTTGGAGGAGACTTTGGCTCAACTGAAATACCGGAAGATTTGATGGAAGAACCCAATGAAGAACAATATGAAGAAAGAGTGTTTGAAGATTTTGAAGCCGCCAATCAACCACTATATGATGGATGTGTTGAAGGTATTTCTCAACTATACTTGGCATCTCGTTTAATGAAAGTAAAAACTGATCATAATTTGGCGGAGTCATGTATGGATGAGATATCACAAACTTTTAGAGATGTTTTGCCACAACCAAATATAGCTCCTGAGTCATATTATGAGATGAAGAAGCTGACGAAGTCGCTTGGTCTCCCTGTTGTCAAGATCGATATTTGTGAGGATAATTGCATGTTATTTTGGAAAGAAGATAGCGGGCTGTTGGCGTGTCGGTTTTGTGGGAAAGATAGATTTCACAAGAACCATGGAAAGGGAAAGAGGCGTCCAAAACAGAGAATGTTCTATTTGCCTATTACAGAGAGGTTGAAGCGTCTGTACCAACAAGAGTCTACTGCATCACAAATGCGATGGCACGCAGAACATGAGTCGCCAGAAGGAGAAATGCACCACCCTTCAGATGCTGCAGCATGGAAGCATTTTAACAAGGTATATCCTGATTTTGCGGAGGAAAGTCGAAATGTTTATCTAGGATTAGCAACAAATGGATTTAATCCAGTGGGTATGAGCGGAGAAGCCCACTCGGTCTGGCCCGTCATCGTAACCCCGTATAACCTACTTCCTG CATATGATGTCTCGAAGAAGCAAAAATTTTCGATGCGAGCCGCACTAATGTGGACAATTAATGACTTTCCCGCTTACGGCATGATGTCCGGATGGATGACTCATGGCCggttagcttgtccatattgtcttgatGATACAAAGTCTTTTTGGTTGCAACATGGAAGGAAGTATAGCTGGTTTGACTGCCATAGAATGTTCCTGCCTAAGGAGCATCCTTACAGAAGAAATGTCCAAGCTTTTCGAAAGGGGCAGACAgtaactgatgatcctccacgATGGTTGACGGGAGAAGAAATTCTTCGCGAAAGAATCAACAACATCGAAGGATTGAAGAAAACTATCGATTGTGGAGGAAATGGACACGAGAAACCTGCGAGCATTATAAACGGCTACGGCAAAGACCACAATTGGGTGAAGAAAAGTATCTTTTGGGAGTTGCCGTATTGGGAAAACCTTCTTCTTCGCCACAACGTGGACTTCATGCACGTTGAGAAAAATTTCTTTGATAATCTTATCAACACGGTGCTTAATGTTCccgggaagacaaaagataatgcAAAGTCGAGGATGGATCTACCTGATTTGTGCAGAAG ATGG CGACTTCTCCCATTTGCGTTTAAGGAATTACTTCCCAAAAGTGTTCACATTGCCATTTCAG agataGCACTTTTCTTTCGTGATATCTCTGCGAAGATACTTAAGCACGAAGATGTTgctattttgaaagaaaacattGCGGTGAAGCTTTGTAATTTGGAGAAGATTTTTCCACCGTCGTTCTTTGATGTTATGGAACATTTGGCCGTACATTTAGCAGACGAAGCTGCTTTAGGTGGTCCAGTGCaatatagatggatgtatccttTCGAGCGATACAT GATGTTCGAGGAGTTTATGACAGAGAGAAACCCATATATGTCTACTAATGATCTACAAATACTGAAAGACCAACATTTTGCTGAATGGGTGAAAAACTAT GTTGTGCAAGCGAGTAACACATATGAGTTTCCGATGTGGATGTTAGATTTTGTACAAGGTCCGCAACGTAAGTATAAATCTTGGCCGATTTACCATTCACGTGGATACTGCTTCCACACACAGTGCCATGGCCAAGATAAGAAAACCCAACATTACGGCGTCCAAGTTCGTGGAACCATAGATACTGACTATTACGGTTTGATCGAGGAGATAATAATGGTTGAGTATTTTGGTTCCGTTGGACTGAAGGCCATGGTTTTTAAATGTAAGTGGTTTGATACAACTGAAGGACGGggaattcgaaaacataaatcaGGAATCATTGATGTGTCTCCGCGTTGGCAGTATGAGAAATATGATCCATTTATCTTATCTGGTAATTGTGATCAAGTTTGTTTTATTCCTTATCCGCGGGTACGACATACATCAGCCAACGATTGGTGGGCATGTACAAAAGTTATGCCTAGAGGGGTTCGAGAAACCTCCGAGGATGCTCTTGTTGCATTACAAGATGAGACACACAACCAAGTTGTTGCACAGAGCGTGATGCTGCGCATTGAGACGTATGTTGTCGAAGATGATTCAGATTATGAATCTACACCAGTTGTTCCTCCTAATGACGAATACGTTTCAGAAGATGAATTAGATGAGGCTTGTACTGATTCGGATTCGGAATCTGATTCAAGTTCTTAG
- the LOC106411902 gene encoding F-box protein At2g21930-like isoform X1: protein MEILKRFPVKTLARLTCVSTIRRQEFNKLWSSSNQQRRSSSSNTLIFAFKRDKGYGQDCFFFSSLQTKNPLEASVTATYLTAHPGDFSAPPSVHGLICYGPPSEIQPYHETVHYSPQVRFSEEVLVPLLGVRSHPHYSPESLHICIDGVLYYGACFGTGTTTSGVMSFDVRSEMFDVIRVPQGRARKFTCMTRYNGKLALIYTVYGKIGSWVLEDAVKHEWSSTFFDLPRLSGYDTKFQVFCAIDDAGEFVLAPKELQESTFYVLYYDPKKKRVRKVDVEGITEHEELPLWDKDWKLRTMSIFPGQVL from the exons ATGGAGATACTCAAACGGTtcccggtcaaaaccctagcgaggcTAACGTGCGTATCAACCATCCGCCGCCAAGAATTCAACAAGCTTTGGTCTTCTTCAAACCAACAACGtcgtagtagtagtagtaatacTCTCATCTTCGCCTTCAAACGTGACAAAGGCTATGGCCAAGactgcttcttcttctcttcacttcAAACCAAGAATCCACTCGAAGCCTCTGTAACAGCTACTTACCTCACAGCACACCCGGGAGACTTTTCCGCTCCTCCATCTGTCCACGGTTTGATCTGCTACGGACCTCCTTCTGAAATACAACCCTACCACGAGACGGTCCACTACTCTCCCCAAGTTCGCTTCTCAGAGGAAGTCCTTGTGCCACTACTTGGTGTACGATCCCATCCACACTACTCTCCAGAGTCTCTTCATATATGTATAGACGGGGTTCTATACTACGGAGCTTGTTTTGGGACGGGTACTACTACTAGTGGCGTTATGAGCTTTGATGTTCGGTCTGAGATGTTTGATGTTATCAGAGTACCGCAAGGGAGAGCGAGAAAGTTTACGTGTATGACTAGATACAATGGTAAGCTTGCTCTTATCTACACTGTGTATGGTAAAATCGGATCGTGGGTTTTGGAGGATGCTGTTAAACATGAATGGTCCTCTACGTTTTTCGATTTGCCGAGATTGTCTGGATATGATACAAAGTTTCAAGTGTTTTGTGCCATTGATGATGCAGGGGAGTTTGTTTTGGCACCAAAGGAATTGCAGGAATCGACTTTCTATGTTTTGTATTATGATCCCAAGAAAAAGAGGGTGAGAAAGGTGGACGTGGAAGGAATTACAGAACATGAGGAGCTTCCACTTTGGGATAAAGACTGGAAGCTTAGGACAATGTCTATCTTCCCTGGTCAG GTCTTATAA
- the LOC106411901 gene encoding GPI ethanolamine phosphate transferase 2-like isoform X1: protein MSTEMTCTRLTILTVAGIFLQIIGLSIFVFGFFPVKPTLSGVSGSESYRHPLCDPAPNKNESEIHPEKLRLLYQESSGISSRYDRLILMVIDGLPGEFVLGKDGQPPWKVWKESMPYTQSLLANGDAIGYHAKAAPPTVTMPRLKAMVSGAIGGFLDVAFNFNTQALLDDNLLGQFLRIGWKMVMLGDETWIKLFPGLFMRHDGVSSFFVKDTVQVDKNVSRHLPNELNNDDWNLLILHYLGLDHVGHTGGRNSPLMASKLKEMDDIVRTMHLKAMVDRSHDQGRTLLIVVSDHGMTENGNHGGSSYEETDSLMLFIGLSSNISDYAGATNNLAFQVDLTPTLALLFGVPIPKNNVGVLVPGTLDSLRDFEQLRALELNSWQLLRLMQAQLPNSLFEGFSCKCFVDGVCEGFDTDISECSGDKEKQLICLFRNAAVLHGIWMSKKLTESSAAEDFNRALDAFNAFLKTASEWLASKTTEKPVFLLGLGVSAMILSCVVCATLFLSLFKEVYNEPKDQVCSLNYLLNLEEVFILAVLLILVISMGSSSMVEEEHYIWHFMVSTFYLLLLFKTVKSFSFSKGLNSLGEYRIGSIFLLLISGRLLRGWHQGGVNWTYFPDISKWLEQAGGSYVKWIQLISSFLVIGLGLFTLFRTGSNRKSVRIQAFVFSICGFLILLHAWRYKGDMFGTDNGATVTAKVIYLLLSISAGGGALVLPWSMLNKDKSFLAVAGDCLYLIGSAYVLCWCLLQLLLQQPINSGPILLLLIQILVVSCLSSKDVQVNEWVEIAALYYMGMAGHFALGNSNTLATIDVAGAFIGISSHSTILSGILMFMITYASPLLFLLSLVMYIGGKLRNHSHLAHSDTDLGQLLKLKLGFPCLVPLCINSILLTAYTVVLLLMRNHLFVWSVFSPKYLYVCATTVCTYVGVCIVAVTVAYALSVTTFLRSKTQQLVDS from the exons ATGTCGACGGAGATGACGTGTACGAGGCTGACGATCCTCACTGTCGCCGGAATATTCCTTCAGATCATCGGACTTTCGATTTTCGTCTTCGGATTCTTCCCCGTCAAGCCGACTCTCTCTGGCGTCAG TGGCTCGGAGAGTTATCGTCATCCTCTCTGTGATCCTGCACCGAATAAGAACGAGTCGGAGATTCATCCTGAGAAACTGAGATTGCTCTACCAGGAATCGTCTGGCATCTCTTCTAGATATGATCGATTGATTTTGATG GTTATAGATGGTCTTCCTGGGGAGTTTGTACTGGGGAAGGATGGTCAACCTCCATGGAAGGTGTGGAAAGAGTCTATGCCTTATACACAGTCACTGCTGGCTAATGGAGATGCAATTGGTTACCATGCTAAAGCTGCTCCTCCAACTGTTACAATGCCGAGGCTGAAG GCAATGGTTTCTGGAGCAATTGGTGGTTTCTTGGATGTGGCTTTCAATTTTAACACACAAGCCCTCTTAGATGACAACCTTCTTG GCCAGTTTCTTAGGATTGGTTGGAAAATGGTGATGCTTGGAGATGAGACATGGATCAAGTTATTCCCGGGGCTATTCATGAGACATGATGGTGTTAGCAGTTTCTTT GTCAAAGATACAGTACAGGTAGACAAAAATGTGTCCCGCCACTTGCCAAATGAGCTTAACAATGATGACTGGAATCTCTTG ATCCTTCATTACCTTGGCTTGGATCATGTTGGACATACTGGCGGCCGTAACAG CCCCTTGATGGCTTCAAAACTCAAAGAAATGGATGATATAGTTAGAACAATGCATTTAAAAGCCATGGTGGATCGTAGCCATGATCAAGGACGGACCCTTTTG ATAGTAGTCAGTGATCATGGCATGACTGAGAACGGAAATCATGGAGGATCTTCATATGAAGAAACTGACTCCCTAATGCTCTTTATTGGCTTGAGTAGCAATATTTCTGATTATGCTGGCGCTACCAATAATTTAGCTTTCCAG GTAGATTTGACGCCAACATTAGCTCTTCTATTTGGTGTGCCGATCCCAAAGAACAATGTTGGAGTCCTTGTCCCAGGAACACTTGATTCTTTAAGAG ATTTTGAGCAACTACGGGCACTAGAACTGAATTCATGGCAGTTACTCAGGCTAATGCAAGCACAGTTACCAAATTCCTTGTTTGAAGGCTTCTCCTGCAAGTGCTTCGTTGACGGAGTTTGTGAGGGTTTTGATACGGATATTAGTGAGTGCTCTGGGGATAAAGAGAAACAACTTATTTGCTTATTTAGGAACGCTGCTGTCCTCCATGGCATTTGGATGTCCAAGAAGCTAACAGA GTCTAGTGCCGCTGAAGACTTCAACAGAGCTTTAGATGCATTTAACGCCTTTCTGAAAACTGCAAGTGAGTGGTTAGCAAGCAAAACCACTGAA AAACCAGTTTTCTTACTGGGTCTTGGAGTGAGTGCCATGATTCTTTCGTGCGTCGTCTGTGCCACTCTCTTTCTGTCCTTATTCAAAGAGGTTTACAATGAGCCGAAGGATCAAGTCTGTAGTTTGAATTATCTGTTGAATTTGGAAGAGGTGTTCATTTTGGCAGTTCTTTTGATCCTCGTTATAAGTATGGGATCTAGTTCAATGGTGGAAGAAGAGCACTATATATGGCATTTCATGGTATCCACATTCTATCTTCTGTTACTTTTCAAGACAGTAAAGTCATTCAGTTTCTCCAAAGGGCTGAACTCACTTGGAGAATATAGAATCGGTTCAATCTTCCTGCTTCTTATATCTGGTAGACTACTGAGAGGTTGGCATCAAGGAGGCGTGAACTGGACTTACTTTCCTGATATTTCTAAGTGGCTAGAGCAAGCTGGCGGTAGTTATGTCAAATGGATCCAGCTAATCTCGAGCTTTCTTGTTATTGGTCTAGGATTATTCACTCTCTTTCGAACAGGGTCGAATAGAAAAAGTGTCCGCATCCAAGCTTTTGTTTTCTCAATTTGTGGGTTCCTAATTCTGCTGCATGCCTGGAGATACAAGGGTGATATGTTTGGAACCGATAATGGAGCCACCGTAACAGCAAAAGTTatctatcttcttctttctataTCTGCGGGTGGAGGAGCTTTAGTTTTACCATGGTCTATGCTAAACAAAGACAAGTCATTTCTAGCTGTAGCAGGTGATTGCTTGTATTTGATTGGCTCTGCATACGTACTATGCTGGTGCCTTCTACAGCTGCTTCTACAACAGCCGATCAACTCAGGACCCATACTTTTGCTGCTCATCCAAATTTTAGTAGTGTCATGTCTTTCGTCTAAAGATGTGCAGGTCAACGAATGGGTCGAG ATTGCTGCACTTTATTACATGGGAATGGCAGGTCACTTTGCTCTTGGAAACAGCAATACTTTAGCAACCATCGATGTTGCTGGTGCTTTTATT GGAATCTCTAGTCATTCTACAATACTTTCTGGAATCTTGATGTTCATGATCACCTATGCATCTCCCCTGTTGTTCCTTTTATCCTTGGTGATGTACATTGGTGGAAAGCTAAGAAACCATTCACACTTGGCTCACTCCGACACGGATCTAGGACAACTCTTGAAGCTAAAGCTTGGGTTCCCTTGTCTCGTACCACTCTGCATAAATTCAATACTCTTGACGGCATATACTGTGGTCCTGCTACTCATGAGGAATCACCTTTTTGTGTGGAGCGTCTTCTCTCCCAA GTATCTGTACGTATGTGCAACCACTGTTTGCACATATGTTGGAGTTTGTATCGTAGCTGTTACAGTCGCCTACGCTCTCTCCGTCACTACCTTCCTTAGAAGCAAAACACAACAACTGGTAGACTCGTAG
- the LOC106411902 gene encoding putative F-box protein At5g44220 isoform X2 — protein MEILKRFPVKTLARLTCVSTIRRQEFNKLWSSSNQQRRSSSSNTLIFAFKRDKGYGQDCFFFSSLQTKNPLEASVTATYLTAHPGDFSAPPSVHGLICYGPPSEIQPYHETVHYSPQVRFSEEVLVPLLGVRSHPHYSPESLHICIDGVLYYGACFGTGTTTSGVMSFDVRSEMFDVIRVPQGRARKFTCMTRYNGEFVLAPKELQESTFYVLYYDPKKKRVRKVDVEGITEHEELPLWDKDWKLRTMSIFPGQVEILMFL, from the exons ATGGAGATACTCAAACGGTtcccggtcaaaaccctagcgaggcTAACGTGCGTATCAACCATCCGCCGCCAAGAATTCAACAAGCTTTGGTCTTCTTCAAACCAACAACGtcgtagtagtagtagtaatacTCTCATCTTCGCCTTCAAACGTGACAAAGGCTATGGCCAAGactgcttcttcttctcttcacttcAAACCAAGAATCCACTCGAAGCCTCTGTAACAGCTACTTACCTCACAGCACACCCGGGAGACTTTTCCGCTCCTCCATCTGTCCACGGTTTGATCTGCTACGGACCTCCTTCTGAAATACAACCCTACCACGAGACGGTCCACTACTCTCCCCAAGTTCGCTTCTCAGAGGAAGTCCTTGTGCCACTACTTGGTGTACGATCCCATCCACACTACTCTCCAGAGTCTCTTCATATATGTATAGACGGGGTTCTATACTACGGAGCTTGTTTTGGGACGGGTACTACTACTAGTGGCGTTATGAGCTTTGATGTTCGGTCTGAGATGTTTGATGTTATCAGAGTACCGCAAGGGAGAGCGAGAAAGTTTACGTGTATGACTAGATACAATG GGGAGTTTGTTTTGGCACCAAAGGAATTGCAGGAATCGACTTTCTATGTTTTGTATTATGATCCCAAGAAAAAGAGGGTGAGAAAGGTGGACGTGGAAGGAATTACAGAACATGAGGAGCTTCCACTTTGGGATAAAGACTGGAAGCTTAGGACAATGTCTATCTTCCCTGGTCAGGTTGAGATTCTCATGTTTCTCTAA